From Brassica napus cultivar Da-Ae unplaced genomic scaffold, Da-Ae ScsIHWf_2276;HRSCAF=2934, whole genome shotgun sequence, a single genomic window includes:
- the LOC106397767 gene encoding receptor-like protein 30, with the protein MMIPNQFYCLFDIVTLYFFFLGFLLLHTFASPVLQHCHHDQMDALLEFKHEFLVNEFNSNSSLSSWKTNSDCCLWEGVTCDTKSGKVISLDLQYIPLNNFLKLNSGLFKLQHLRNLSLRDCHLHGEIPSSLGNLSHLEHLDLLGNYLVGEVPASVGNLTQLKYLNLNNNKFTGNIHVPFANFTKLTHLDISNNQFTGELPLVLLNLATSLSILAISNNLFKSIFPSDMSRFDKLEHIDVGGNSFFGPFPTPLFMIPSLTWVNLRENQFEGPIEFRNISSSSKLQSLFLSQNKFEGPIPKSISKFPNLETLFLSDNNFTGTIPISISNLVNLVTFDISQNNFTGPIPRSNLVKLQYLDLSNNKLEGEIPGWLGGVLELMLSHNSFSRFGKSLEVSDVTHIQTLDLSSNSFQGPLPHWICKLRPSMFLDLSNNIFNGSIHQCLRNTIVPLRALNLQNNNLTGILLQDLFVNATNLELVDVSGNKLEGKLPESLINCISLKFLNVRSNKIKDKFPSWLSSLPSLNVLILRSNEFYGPLYHPHVSIGFQSLKVIDISHNHFNGTLPPFYFSRWHGMTTLREEHQSYTVYMGYPAYGGFYRSSMEMVNKGVDTKFQRIRKDFKAIDFSENEFGGKIPSSIGFLEELRLLNLSGNTFTGNIPQSLANLTNLEELDLSRNQLSGQIPSELGSLSFLSIMNFSHNNLEGPIPRSTQFQRQKCSAFMYNSNLYGLEDICGKTHVPNPTPQESEDLSKPKEQVISWISAGIAYGPGVFYGLVIAHKLSPHIHKWFM; encoded by the coding sequence ATGATGATTCCAAACCAATTTTATTGTCTTTTTGATATTGTTACTTTGTATTTCTTCTTTTTGGGTTTCCTCCTTCTGCACACGTTTGCTTCTCCTGTGCTCCAACATTGTCATCATGACCAGATGGATGCTCTTCTTGAGTTCAAACACGAGTTTCTGGTAAATGAATTCAACTCAAACTCATCTTTAAGTTCATGGAAGACGAATAGTGATTGTTGTCTTTGGGAAGGTGTCACATGCGATACTAAATCTGGCAAAGTGATTTCACTTGATCTCCAATACATCCCTCTCAACaactttttaaaacttaatagtGGTCTTTTCAAACTTCAGCATCTTCGTAACCTAAGTCTTAGAGATTGCCATCTCCATGGAGAGATTCCTTCTTCATTAGGAAACCTTTCTCATCTCGAACATCTTGACCTTTTGGGTAATTATTTAGTAGGGGAAGTTCCAGCTTCAGTCGGAAACCTAACccaactaaaatatttaaacctTAACAATAACAAATTCACTGGAAATATTCATGTTCCATTTGCCAACTTTACAAAGCTGACCCACTTAGATATCTCAAACAACCAATTCACAGGTGAATTGCCTCTTGTACTACTAAATCTAGCCACTAGTTTGTCGATTTTAGCCATTAGCAATAATCTGTTTAAATCCATATTTCCATCTGATATGAGTCGATTCGACAAGTTAGAGCATATTGATGTGGGAGGTAACTCATTTTTCGGTCCTTTTCCTACACCTTTGTTCATGATTCCTTCGTTAACATGGGTTAATTTAAGAGAAAACCAGTTTGAGGGACCTATAGAGTTTAGGAATATATCTTCGTCATCTAAGCTTCAGAGTCTATTCCTTAGTCAAAACAAATTCGAAGGTCCTATTCCCAAATCCATATCAAAATTTCCCAATCTTGAGACTTTATTTCTTAGTGACAACAATTTCACAGGAACAATTCCCATATCTATATCAAACTTGGTCAACCTTGTTACTTTTGATATTAGCCAAAACAATTTCACTGGACCAATCCCCAGATCAAATTTAGTCAAACTCCAGTATCTTGATCTTTCTAACAATAAGTTGGAAGGTGAAATTCCAGGTTGGTTAGGGGGTGTGTTGGAGTTGATGCTTTCTCACAACTCTTTCAGCCGTTTTGGAAAGTCATTAGAAGTTTCAGATGTAACACATATCCAAACGTTGGATCTGAGTTCAAATTCTTTCCAAGGACCATTACCTCATTGGATATGCAAGCTTAGACCGTCAATGTTCTTGGATTTGTCTAACAATATCTTCAACGGTTCCATCCATCAATGTTTAAGGAACACGATTGTTCCTCTCAGAGCGCTAAATCTACAGAACAACAATCTCACTGGAATTCTTCTTCAAGATTTATTTGTCAACGCTACCAACTTAGAGTTAGTTGACGTTAGCGGCAACAAGTTGGAGGGAAAACTTCCGGAATCATTGATCAACTGCATTTCTTTGAAGTTTTTAAATGTAAGAAGCAACAAGATCAAAGACAAGTTTCCATCTTGGTTGAGTTCTCTGCCGTCATTAAATGTCTTAATCCTCCGATCAAATGAATTCTACGGGCCTTTGTATCATCCACATGTGTCCATTGGGTTTCAAAGTTTAAAAGTCATTGATATATCACATAACCACTTCAACGGAACTTTGCCGCCTTTCTATTTTTCCAGATGGCATGGGATGACCACGTTAAGGGAAGAACATCAAAGTTACACCGTCTACATGGGATATCCTGCGTATGGAGGTTTTTACCGTAGTTCGATGGAAATGGTGAACAAAGGAGTTGATACAAAGTTTCAGCGGATCCGAAAAGACTTCAAGGCTATTGACTTTTCAGAAAACGAATTTGGTGGAAAGATACCGAGTTCCATTGGATTTTTGGAAGAACTGCGTCTTCTCAACTTGTCTGGTAACACATTCACAGGCAATATACCTCAATCATTGGCAAATCTGACAAATCTCGAGGAACTAGACTTGTCTCGAAATCAGCTGTCAGGTCAGATTCCTAGTGAGCTTGGCAGTCTATCTTTTTTGTCAATTATGAACTTCTCCCATAACAATCTCGAAGGTCCAATACCGCGAAGCACACAGTTTCAAAGACAAAAGTGTTCAGCATTCATGTACAACTCCAACCTCTATGGTCTCGAAGATATATGTGGAAAGACACATGTCCCTAATCCTACACCACAAGAGTCCGAAGATTTGTCCAAGCCAAAAGAACAAGTGATTAGTTGGATTTCAGCTGGGATAGCCTATGGACCTGGTGTATTTTATGGGTTGGTGATTGCACATAAATTATCTCCACACATACACAAGTGGTTCATGTAA